A window of Pan paniscus chromosome 10, NHGRI_mPanPan1-v2.0_pri, whole genome shotgun sequence contains these coding sequences:
- the RNF10 gene encoding E3 ubiquitin-protein ligase RNF10 isoform X4 — protein sequence MMDGKNSSGSKRYNRKRELSYPKNESFNNQSRRSSSQKSKTFNKMPPQRGGGSSKLFSSSFNGGRRDEVAEAQRAEFSPAQFSGPKKINLNHLLNFTFEPRGQTGHFEGSGHGSWGKRNKWGHKPFNKELFLQANCQFVVSEDQDYTAHFADPDTLVNWDFVEQVRICSHEVPSCPICLYPPTAAKITRCGHIFCWACILHYLSLSEKTWSKCPICYSSVHKKDLKSVVATESHQYVVGDTITMQLMKREKGVLVALPKSKWMNVDHPIHLGDEQHSQYSKLLLASKEQVLHRVVLEEKVALEQQLAEEKHTPESCFIEAAIQELKTREEALSGLAGSRREVTGVVAALEQLVLMAPLAKESVFQPRKGVLEYLSAFDEETTEVCSLDTPSRPLALPLVEEEEAVSEPEPEGLPEACDDLELADDNLKEGTICTESSQQEPITKSGFTRLSSSPCYYFYQAEDGQHMFLHPVNVRCLVREYGSLERSPEKISATVVEIAGYSMSEDVRQRHRYLSHLPLTCEFSICELALQPPVVSKETLELFSDDIEKRKRQRQKKAREERRRERRIEIEENKKQGKYPEVHIPLENLQQFPAFNSYTCSSDSGLGPTSTEGHGALSISPLSRSPGSHADAEGWKSKSRCVAQNCSKER from the exons ATGGAAAGAACTCCAGTGGATCCAAGCGTTATAATCGCAAACGTGAACTTTCCTACCccaaaaatgaaagttttaacAACCAGTCCCGTCGCTCCAGTTCACAGAAAAGCAAGACTTTTAACAAGATGCCTCCTCAAAGGGGCGGCGGCAGCAGCAAACTCTTTAGCTCTTCTTTTAATGGTGGAAGACGAGATGAG GTAGCAGAGGCTCAACGGGCAGAGTTTAGCCCTGCCCAGTTCTCTGGTCCTAAGAAGATCAACCTGAACCACTTGTTGAATTTCACTTTTGAACCCCGTGGCCAGACGGGTCACTTTGAAGGCAGTGGACATGGTAGCTGGGGAAAGAGGAACAAGTGGGGACATAAGCCTTTTAACAAGGAACTCTTTTTACAGGCCAA CTGCCAATTTGTGGTGTCTGAAGACCAAGACTACACAGCTCATTTTGCTGATCCTGATACATTAGTTAACTGGGACTTTGTGGAACAAGTG CGCATTTGTAGCCATGAAGTGCCATCTTGCCCAATATGCCTCTATCCACCTACTGCAGCCAAGATAACCCGTTGTGGACACATCTTCTGCTGGGCATGCATCCTGCACTATCTTTCACTGAGTGAGAAGACGTGGAGTAAATGTCCCATCTGTTATAGTTCTGTGCATAAGAAGGATCTCAAGAG TGTTGTTGCCACAGAGTCACATCAGTATGTTGTTGGTGATACCATTACGATGCAGCTGATGAAGAGGGAGAAAGGGGTGTTGGTGGCTTTGCCCAAATCCAAATGGATGAATGTAGACCATCCCATTCATCTAGGAG ATGAACAGCACAGCCAGTACTCCAAGTTGCTGCTGGCCTCTAAGGAGCAGGTGCTGCACCGGGTAGTTCTGGAGGAGAAAGTAGCACTAGAGCAGCAGCTGGCAGAGGAGAAGCACACTCCCGAGTCCTGCTTTATTGAGGCAGCTATCCAGGAGCTCAAG ACTCGGGAAGAGGCTCTGTCGGGATTGGCTGGAAGCAGAAGGGAGGTCACTGGTGTTGTGGCTGCTCTGGAACAACTGGTGCTGATGGCTCCCTTGGCGAAGGAGTCTGTTTTTCAACCCAGGAAG GGTGTGCTGGAGTATCTGTCTGCCTTCGATGAAGAAACCACGGAAGTGTGTTCTCTGGACACTCCTTCTAGACCTCTTGCTCTCCCTCTGGTAGAAGAGGAGGAAGCAGTGTCTGAACCAGAGCCTGAGGGGTTGCCAGAGGCCTGTGATGACTTGGAGTTAGCAGATGACAATCTTAAAGAGGGGACCATTTGCACTGAGTCCAGCCAGCAGGAACCCATCACCAAGTCAGGCTTCACACGCCTCAGCAGCTCTCCTTGTTACTACTTTTACCAAG CGGAAGATGGACAGCATATGTTCCTGCACCCTGTGAATGTGCGCTGCCTCGTGCGGGAGTACGGCAGCCTGGAGAGGAGCCCCGAGAAGATCTCAGCAACTGTGGTGGAGATTGCTGGCTACTCCATGTCTGAG GATGTTCGACAGCGTCACAGATATCTCTCTCACTTGCCACTCACCTGTGAGTTCAGCATCTGTGAACTGGCTTTGCAACCTCCTGTGGTCTCTAAGGAAACCCTAGAGTTGTTCTCAG ATGACATTGAGAAGAGGAAACGTCAGCGCCAAAAGAAGGCTCGGGAGGAACGCCGCCGAGAGCGCAGGATTGAGATAGAGGAGAACAAGAAACAGGGCAAGT ACCCAGAAGTCCACATTCCCCTCGAGAATCTACAGCAGTTTCCTGCCTTCAATTCTTATACCTGCTCCTCTGATTCTGGTTTGGGTCCCACCAGCACCGAGGGCCATGGGGCCCTCTCCATTTCTCCTCTCAGCAGAAGTCCAGGTTCCCATGCAG